The sequence AGTTATGCATATACAAATTCTCAGTGTCATGCTCATTTCATAATGCTAGCATGTACTGAGTGCCCCAAAGACATAccctgcgcctcgtcgagccgcctgttaataagcatgatgtcatcatccgctacatcaactttctgcttcagaTGTGCTACCTCTGTAGCTTGGGCAGTGGCCACGGATGTAAGAGCCTGTGTTTTAATTAGTCAGATCATTTTCTGGGCATATatttttttgatcctctgatcgcctccctttggatgtcaaccagagtctcaggggctattatctatacacaggtgcaattTGCATTTATAACATAAATGAAATTACACTGCGTACCTCGAAacctcttagtaggctcgtaaaggcttcattcaatccgcttttcacgggccgaactctttcaaccaccgtacccaccaaggtacgatgttcctctgagacggatgcatgttgcaatatgtccatcagTGTATCCGGTGCCTCCGGATCCGGAACAAGTGGCGTCGTCCCTCGGACTTTGATAGTCCGGGGCTTTTGTTGCTGGTCCCCGTGAGGGTCGCACACCCTGGACCCTGGGCGGCCGAAGCATTACCTTCGGGCCCGGTACTGCCCCTCGCGCCACTCGTTGATCGAGAAAGATCCTCCGGGATGACGCCTCGGCGCCGTCTGCCTTATCAGGCAGGGAAGTCTgtggaggcgtctcactctccatcatctctggaagaagatccatCGAAGAGGAGGACTATTGAGGAAGGCTGCGtaccggactgcaaacatatattttaaatgttACCCTCACGGCCACGAAAGAACAAGATATGTCTAAAACACCttggttcacttacgattcggccaagggcctatctTTGCGGAGTGACTGCATGTCAGCGTCACCCCCTGACTGGGATACCTTCCCCCGCTTAGAAGCTTCTCTCTTCAAATCTTCGGAggtggtcctcttcttcccatgaggagaagggatgtcagCTTACCCTTCCCTTCCACCTTCGGAAGTGGAAGTTCCAATCCCCCCGGACAAATTGCCTGGCACGCCTCCAGAATGGAGGCCACCTTGAGCCTCTTTGCTCTCCTCCTTATGTTCCCCCGCCGACACTTGATATGGTGCcgaagccagcatccttgttaacaccggatcgacagagtcttcgggaagtggagccgaacacctaattctctccgccttctttatccaaccCTGGCCGAGTAGAGTTTTATCAGTACAACATTATGAGGAATTTGACTAAATTGTGTTTGGGAGttaagtgcttaccggggtatctggatgattgcagtcaagatcGATGTCTTCTGTAGTATTTGGCCACTGTTTTCGTGCGCCGAAGAATAAATTCCCACATCCCTCTGAGCATTTGTGCCagagaagtgctgaagggtccgtggccttccggattgaactcccacatgcggagaggacgTCGCTGACACGATAGGATCCGGCAGACTAACATTACTTGGATTATATTGATAAGACATGTGTCCTTTTTAATGAGGCTCCGAATGCGACTTTGCAACGTCTGCACTTCGTCAATAGAACCCCGGTCCAGCCCTTATTAACCCATGATGCAAGCTATAACGGAGGGCCAGATTgaaacgcaggtgtagctgcccactttcTACCACGGGGTTaggtaatgtaaaaccactcccgttgccataggtcagaAGATTCTGCGAAGGATCCCTTTGGCCAGGGAGAAGTGGTGAGCTTGCTTAttgaagcacctccgcactccgcttgtttcccatctatcaccttcggcttcacgttaaaggtcttaagccataagctgaagtgtggggaaatacggaggaaggccttgcacgtgatgatgaatgccgagatgtggaggaaggagtctggagctagatcatggaaatctagtccgtaataaaacatgagccctcgaacgaagggatgaagagaaaacccaagccctcggaggaagtgagagataaacacaaccctctcattggatctgggagaaggaataacccgcccttgagcaggaagcatgtggaggatttccgcagtcaagtatcttgcctctCTGAGCTtcgagatatcctcctctgtgacagaagaggccatccatcggccttgaaggctgggtccggacatggctggaagCTCGAAGCAACTGGATTGacctttgggtgttggaacttgcgGTGGGAGGTGGAGGAAAGGATTAGCATTGAAGGAAAAGGACAggtcttagcccctttataaaggcgacgaaTATCAAACGTCCCTTCGGAatcatgcctattcccaaggaatcatgccaacgaaacggttgggttacccacgcccgtgttgatgaaaatcccgcaatcaggggacatgatctttgctttgacaagacatgccaataaaaccatacctcgaaatacggagcggcagactaaaaaacggttcaaataataaaCGGGCGGTGACGTGATGTGacgttgtaaaaagttgtcagcggattggactcgtgaaaatattgtactctctacggttgtgtgtgggatttgttttgcagagccggacacgattcttgtgttcgaaatctactttgaagtgttcggagaaggaacccgccttgcaatgccgaagacaatctgcacgccggactcatcgtcattgaagcctagttcaggggctattgagggagtcatGTATTAAAGGGTCctcagacaaccggactatatacatgagctagactgttggactatgaagatacaagacagaagacttcttcccgtgtccggatgggactctcatttgcgtggatggcaagcttggtgattcggatatgtagattcctttctctctaaccgactttgtgtaaccctagcccccctccagtgtctatataaaccagaaggtttagtccgtaggacaacaatcataatcataagctagacttctagggtttagccattacgatctcgtggtagatcaactcttttaatactcatattcatcaagatcaatcaagcaggaagtagggtattacctccatagagagggcccgaacctgggtaaacattgtgttccccgcctcctgttaccattagccttagacgcatagttcgggaccccctacccgagatccgtcggttttgacaccgacagcgggcacGACGAGCGGCGATGATGGCAACGAAAGGACAGTCGGCGACACCGATTCGACGACACCAAACAGAAGTAGATCCCAAAAAAGATCAAAAGTGTATTACAAAACAATAAAAGTACAAGGACTaaagtgaaaaaaaggaaaaaccagaaAGGAAAGCCGGAAACCGGAAATCACGGGAGTGCCCCACAGCGCGTCAAGTGTCGCGCGGAGCGCCCCGGAAAAGTCTCATCAGCGCTCCGCGCGTGACACTTGTCGCGCGGGGAGCGCTCTTCGACTAATCGTTGCTGGGAGcgctcctcaactagtgatttcgaaTAGGAGCTTCCCAAGTTGCGGTCGCCGAAGGCGTCTAAtaggggagcaactaattaacgagcgctccttcgggagcctcgcaacgatcagcgccacttggcgcgctctcagccattcgccacgtgccctgctctgggcgctcccttcggattttgtttttttattttttcgcacgcgttttcggcttttaaatggttttttttcggttttttggacgttttggttttccaccggtcttccctagcttttcgaccaatttttttttgaaaaaactttttttttgcgcaaaaaacacattttttccgcgagtcacggttttgttttcgcgagaggcacggttgtgctttcgcgagaggcacgaccgtgcctcttggaaacggaaaaaaacgtgttttctgtttttttcctttcgcgagaggcacggttttgctttcgcgagaggcacggttgtgctttcgcgagagtcacggccgtgcctcctcggaaatgaaaaaaaacacgttttctatttttttttcttccgcgagaggcatgattttgcttccgcgagaggcacggttgtgctttcgtgagaggcacgggcgtgcctctttcggaaaggaaaaaaacatgctttctatttttttctttcgcaagaggcacggttttgcttccacgagaggcatggttgtgctttcgcgagaggcatgggcgtgcctctttcggaaagagaaaaaaatgtgttttctatttttttctttcgctagaggcacgggtttgcttccgcgagaggcacggttgtgatttcgtcagaggcacgggcgtgcctctttcggaaagggaaaaaacccgtgtcCCCGGTTTGATATTTTCATCGGttttttttgtccggttttttcgtgagaaaaaagttcgtcaaaacctatcaacatgtgatctagttttgaaaatctcgacgcgaggaatccaacagcgaaagcggttcgagatttggacgcacggtttaagaggtaaaacgttttaaataaacggatctacgaaaaaaaaggaaaactcccaggttgcgacaagtggcgcacatgcagcgcgccacttgtcgcaacctaggaaagttggagtgatctccggagtactccttaactagtgatttcggtgTAATAGGAGTCCTTTTAGAAAAAGAAAACATATCCAGCGGGCTGTGACATCCTGGGCAGCAGCCCATGGCCAAAATTTGGCCCGTGAAGCCACCGCAGCCCGCCTGGCGCTCTGAGTCGGTTTTGGCCGTCCGATTGAATTTACTGTCGGCATAGCTCTCGGCCGAAACAAAAGTGCTGTTGGCCGAAAACCTAGCTCAGAGACGGCGGCTCTTCTTCACGCGCGTCATCCAGAGACGGCGGCTCTTCTTCACGCGGCGTCGCGGCGACGATGCCCACGCACGGAGGCGGCTGTGCGGGATCTCGACGCGGTGTCACCATGGTGAGCCCTTCACCTCTTCTTTTTTGATTTTAACTTTTGGGCTCCAAAGTTTTTGGGATTCGATTTCTAGAGTTTTGCATTTGGGTTTTTTCTTTAATTTGCTAAATCACCTCCTTCTAATTGCTAATCCGGGGTAGTAACGTGCTAATCCTGTCATTAACTTGATGCGCAAGCTTGGCTTAACTATTCTAACCAAATTAAACATCATAATCATGCAATTAGCACCACACATAGCAAATTATACCTTAACTAAAACTACTTAACCCCTAATTCTGATGATTAACTTTAacaactagtaagcttgcacgtgtgTTGCACAATCTAACCGTAGCAAGAATTTTTCTCATTCACCTCTTTAATATACTTACAAAATAAGCTAATCTCCTCTTAAATCAGACCAATACTCCCGTGTTGAAAATAGAAAATTTCAGAACTTTCAGTGCAACGGGCAACTACTTAGGGTACATAGGACTTGTTACATATCTTCTCTAAATATAAAATGTATATCTTTATCAAAATCTTGTAAACTGTAATAATGTTCGTAGCAATCGGAGAATCCTTGCACAACAACTCGACGACAATCTTTTTTCTCTTCATTGACAGTGCCTTCACCACACTACACCGGCTCTAGTAGCCATTAAGGCGATGATAGATTCCATGGGACTGTTGTGCATGGTACCAAGCCAAGATGGTGACTCCAACCATCAAAGAGACCATCTGCTGCAAACAGAAGAATGGTTGAAGTTTCATGCCGTAGTGGTGAGAAAGAGTGTTAGTTGTTGCACAAAACAAGAAGGGTCCAGTGCTAAAATATTGAGCAAAACAATATGGGAATAGTACACTATCCTCACCAGTATGACAAGAACCTCATTGCACAGTTCTCTTGTGAATTACACACTGATGAATAGAATAAAGTTACACACATTCATATGAGAACCATATTGTTTGTTAATAGTAGTCAGTAAGCCTAAATACATATTTTTTTTTCACATTCTCTACTGGTCTGAAAGTATGATTGGCTGAATACTCCTAGACCTTGGTTTGAAATATCTACAAAGGTAGTTTTAAGGAACCTTGTAATGATGTGTGAACATATCAGATTGTCAAAAATAACTACAGTAGGCAGGCATGTTACTCGTATTGTTGGACTAAATTAATAATGTACAATCTATTTTCCTAGGCGGGATAGACAGAAAAAACTGTGAGATAAGCAGCCTCCACAAAGATCACAAAGACATAGACATCTGCAAATATATTGGGCCAGGAGAAAGATTAGGGACAGTAAAATATGTACATCAACGGAAAGGAAATCCAATTTCCTTGGTTGTATAGCTTTGCTCTAATCAAACGCTTTGTATTGCTGCTAATGAGTATTTTGGAACGAAGTGAATAAACGAAAAACTCCATTAATGTGCATCATCCAAAAAAATTAGACCTGAGTTTTTGTGAAGCCACTCCTAACAGGTCAGTTTGTATATTTGTATATTCTTCTACCCTTTGTTCCCTTGAGCTCTTCCTCCCTTATTCACTTCATTGCATCGAACATTGTTAGGTTTGCCCTTCACGAGATAATCTAGCACAACAACACATAAATAATATTATATTTTGCATCTTCTATGTGCTTATCTGTAAGCTCAACAATATATGTTTCTGACAACAATAGCAACAATTCATAACACTTATCCCTACCCAGCAACAGCAATACAAATTATTTTTCAtagtcaagtactccctccgtccgcaattacttgtcgctcaaacggatgtatctagcacatCCATTtaagcgacaagtaattccggatggagggagtatgtgtcGATATTTAACATATTTGATCAgaacaaactttcaaaaaaaattggggggAATTTGGGCGAACCGAAGTGAATTGCTTTCACTATATAATCAAGAGAAATGAGATATTTGGGTACCGGTAGCGCCACCAGGTAAAGTTGTCCTGAAATAGAATCCCAGAAAGCAATAAGCATAAATCCATCATGTATGTGGATCACATAATATTTTAGGAATCAGAATCACCTCATTAATTAAGAAACTGATGGTAGATTCATCTTCACTCCACATACCACACATCCATCTTACAGAACACACTGAGCTCCTCCATTCCGCTGCCGTTGTAGCCATTCATGGTGAAGCGCTGCCTAGTAGGATTTGAAGATTAATCCATGCTATTCTCCAGTATCATCGTAGAACCTATCTCAAGTATCAGCCTCTCCTTCCCAGTTACTCGTCGCTGGTGCTTATCCTCCTATGAATCATGATGACAACCCAATCATCCCAATCCGAAATAATCGTAAAACAAGCTGATAAATGCTATGATTTTCAAAAGTAGACAGCTATAACCTACTTTGATCACATGACTTCCAGCTTCAATGCTTCATATGCCTACACATGGGAAAGGTAAAATTCAGTCTAAATGTAACATACAAATCTGCTTGTAAAATATACATGATTGCTGTGAATGCCAACATGTTGATACATCCGTACAAATGTACAGTATGAAGGTGCCTTTATACTCCATCGCCCAGGCTCCTATTTTAATCAAACATGGCATGTTGTTTTCAGAGTTGGAGACAGCAATGTAGTTTCAACATGTCTAGTAAAGGCTGCACAAAATATTAGAGGATGTTCAATGGAGATTCATAGAGGGAAAATCAAAGACATATTAATTAGCATGAAAATTTATAAAAAGGGGTTGTTCAATAAAAACAGAACACCTTATCCATACTTATCCTGCCCTTCTGTGGCAAGAAAAAGCACAAGAAAGTTATCACTTGGAGAGCATGTGGTATACATGATCATCGGACAAAAAAGGGATACCATTGTAGCAATACCTCAAaatagcacccccccccccccccacacacacaaaaatgaTGCAAGTTCGCATTCCACAGCTAGATCATCGAATACATCAGGAGTTATATAGACAAGGCAGTTCGCCGGACACGTAGAATGGCCTCCATGAATATCACTCATACCCAAATTGGCTAGCTCATGTGAGGACAAAACTGCATGTCGTACTCACTTTCCTGAATAGCGCACACTACACAATCAATGGAGAATATCAGTATGCCGCACCCCAGGTCCTCAAGCAGGTTGATCCACACAAAAAATCAACGTGTAAGTTCTTCTCCAATTGTACTAATGCTAGTAGTTGTAATGTAATTTGTTTTGCAGGGGAGCAATGTAACATGAGCACTTCTGATTAAACCCAATGATTTTTATTTTTGTATCGAATACAATTATGAGAAACAATTTTGAACTCTCATAATTCATCAACCTAACGAAACAATAACATGTGGATTATTTCAAAGCGAAGCACCGGTAAATTATCGGCGGTGGGTGACGAAATACTCGTGGTCGTGGCTGGACGTCGTGGTTGTCTTGCACTCTTTCTCGATGTGAGCGGTGGCCGCTTGCTCGAGGTCAGGCGATGTGGGCGACAGCCGCTTGCTCGAGGTTAGGCGATGTGGGCGACGGCTCCTTGCTCAAGGTTCCGCGATCTGGTGACGGCCGCGTGCTTGAAATTCGTTGAAGGGAAAGGGAGAGCGCGGGGCAGGCAgtgagggggagaggagggggcggTAGGTGACAGAACGATGGGGCACGGGGGCGGCACGGGACCGACGGCGCAGCGGGCGCACGAGGCCTGGGACACGGCGACGCCTGCTTCCTGGGATGCACAATGGCGGTTGCTCCAGTCCGCCGGGGGAGGAAGCGATGGGTGAGATGGGCAGCGCGGCGCGGGTGCGCGTCACAGCAGGTGTGGAGTCCGCCTTGGGAGGTAGGATGGGTGAGAGTCGTTGTTGGGTCGTGGGGATTGTGCGTAACTGCCTCGATGGGAGGGAGATAGGCGCGGGGCATGGTGGAGGTTGTTAAACAAGTGTGTTTTAGATCAAACACGTTTTAGCCAGTGTATCCACACCATACAGAGATAGATAGACAGATGTGATGTTGTTTTGGATCTCCGCACCTCGCGCTCTTAAGGTTAATGTTTTAAGATTATCGTTAATTACCcatctactacccctataaaagcGCGAGGTGCGGAGATCCAAAACAacactaaacgctcttatattaatttacagagggagtactcatTAGGTCTTAATCATAATAATCAATTTAAACAGATCGCCATTAATTATTAGGGATCTAATCTAGgcataaacatgctcatgataCCAATGTTAGACATAAAAGTTTAGACATACATGAATAGGATCTTGAGCCTAGCATTAGACCACCTAAAACAGATTAACAGTAAAGGGTTCGTGATTTCTTACGGGTTTGCCTGCTCGATGCACCCTTGTGTAGCCTATGGCCACACCTTGCGTTCTCCAGCAACATGGAGATGGTAGGGAAGAAGTGCAGGAACAGGAACTCGTAGAAAGCAGCAGGAGCTTCACCATAGGAGACGCACAGGTTGCTGCCGGCACTGACCTTGCGGTGGCCAGTGGTGGTAGTCGGTTGTTAATAAGTTAATAAGTTGAGCGCCTTCTTTTTAGGATCGGTTGTTAATAAGTTGTATGACTCGTACATGTGTGTTTTTTCGAAGGGGTACATCCTGCTCACATTATATAGGTGGCGCTAAAGGGACCAGGGACCGAAACCAACAGCTGGATTTGGTGCCTCCGATCATGGCACATACGTGGTGAAAAAAAGGCTCCCCCTTTTCTCTCGGTCAATTATGACCTGCGATCAAAATTCCAACAGGTGGCTGTTGCGGTGTGGGCATGTGGCTGGCGATCCCAGCAGATGACTGTGCTGGTTTCGCATAGAAAATAGCAGACGGCTGTGTGATGTGAGATCTGCACGAAATGCCATGAGAGGCGTCTGCTCCTTCCGTGTTCCTGTGCTGCTGCCGAACATAGAAGTGCACAAGCAGCTGCATCTCTTGGCGGGTGGAGGAGCACACGCTTGCCCCGACCATCTGGGTTTTTAGAAGAACCACGACTACCTGCTGGCTACCGGCCCTTTGAGGCTTTGGGTTGACCATGAAGCAGCTGCATCTCGTTGTGGAATAGCCCGAATAGAGACGCCGCCTTAGTTGACTGGGCTATAAGCATAGGTATTAAAATGCTCACCAAAATCCTGGGCGGGCCTGGCCTAGGTCGGCCCCAACTAAGCTCCGCCCCTGTTCTAATGTGCTCATGTATTTGGATGGTCTATAGATTGTTGTTGTATGACAATTCATAAAAATATCGTGAATCAAGTAGTGCTCTACCTGTATATAGTGCCTATTACACGAGCATGCAGTGGATCACTCACATAGCCCTTGAATAGCTAACTGCTGATTCCTAGTTACTCCAAGATAGAAATCCAGAGTGTCGAGGGAAAACTTAGAACAGACGTACATATAACTGGATGTGCTGGAGCATAAAAAGCTGATCCTGTTGTTGTTGTGACTACCGCGTACATGATTATTGCACCCAAAAGCTGGTGGGATAACGCAGGCGCCTCTACTTTATGTTTCATGTCAAAAACAGGGGAATCAGTGCTCTATTTGATTTGTACTAAATCAACGAcccttattttgggacggagggagtagctaattTGATTGAAGATGTTGGAACCAAACGGTTGGTGTTCGGGTGAAGCTTTGGTTTGGTGGATGGGGATAGTAACGTAAGGTTTATCTTTTTCTCCAGAAAGGTTGGCCAATACTGAACATCTTACAAGTGAAAGAAATTTTGTAAGACGTGATCCTTAATTAGTACTAGGATTTTGTTCGGAAGTTAGTGAACTTTGTATTCTTGGTAATTGGTAATTCTATTTTCTGGTTAGGATGAATTCAAATTTATGTTTGTAATCATATTGTTGCATTATCACATTAGTCTCATTGCTTGCTTTTGAAGAGCTTTTGTGTTTGACTGACAGCATCTATGTTTTTTGCTGTAGGCGAAGCAAGAAAAGACGATTGCTGACAGAGATGACCCTGGTGAAGCTATGAGAAAAAAGTTAGATGGCATGCGCGAAAAATTGAAGTCTGCAGAGAATTCTGAAGATTGGAATAGTGTTCTCAGAATAGAAGAGAAGCCGAGTCTTCCTCCTGATGGTGAACGAAAGGAATACTTCATGAAATTGGACCAAGATCTGCAAAAGGTATGAGATGCATGTTTTTCTGTTTATCTTGTTGGTTACATAGATTGCAAATGGATTAAAATGGTGATGATTCTTCATGTGCATTGTCAAAACCATTAATGCACTGAAATTGGTAGCCGAGAGAGATAGTTTGGTGGAGGAGTTGCAATTCTTGCTACAAAATATCTTTCAGCTGGAGGAAACTGGCATATTTGCCAATAAGAAAAGAAAGGTTGATGCAAGTTTTTTGAAGTATAATTATGGATTTGTTAGCATAATGTTACAGATGTTTGTTTTATTTGATTGCAGTGTGGTTTGTCCCTTCCTATTACACATACGTACAACTATGTGCTGTGCTTAGTTTTTAACTATTTCCTTGTCTATCCAGTACTGGAATCGTTGTTACTAAGTGTGTATGATTGAATGTCTAGACGTATTTGTCAGTGTTCATGTTTAGGTATGTGGAGGTGCCCTAATTTTTTTATTTCTCATGCAGATCGCAGCTTTGCAAGCAAAAGATTGGCTTGTGAACAAACCGAAGAAGCAGAACTCAGTTCCATTATATGAAAATCCTGTCCTAAAATGTTCTGATTTACAACAGTGGATTCACAAGCTATCAGAAGAACAAATGCCTGTGAGGTAATTCTGGGACACATCCTCGATGAATTCAACATTTCTAGTAGTTTCTTTGCAAGTTTTAATTACTCCTTCCATTACATAACACTATAAAGGGGATCTTTTTTTTCTCTCGTCGATTGGCATGTCCTTTTTCTCCAATTCAGATCTTAATCACAGTAGTCATAGATGAGCTCGTTTTCCTTTGAAAACCTAAGACTTCTTTTATTAGAACTTGTATATGCATATAATTAGCATCAAATATATCATTAGAATTTTTTTCATTAGAATGAACCTAGGACTTCTTCGTTGATTAGCACTTATACCCATATTTCTCTAAGATGCTCTATCCAAATAATCATTTCTATGCATTTGTGTTTTGCATTGCCATCCTTTCTTATTGTTTAGTGTATTAGACCATTTAGACCAGCTTCAATTTGAAAGAGAATTCTGTCTAAACCTTTCTTGTTGTGAACAGCCTTGCATTGGGAGATTTTAAACTTGATCTGATTGAGACTTTTTTTAACCCAAGCCAAGAAGGTTCTCTAAGTAATTTTATCAGCTACTTCAGTGATCGGCTGTGTGACCATGACCAGAATTTTACATTTCGACATGGAAAAGAATCATGTCGCCTATTGGAATATCAGACACCTAATAAACAGCCACCCAGATGGATGTTCATTAAAATGAAGAAAGATAATGCTCGAGCTGGGATTTACATGAGTAGTGATAACTTATACCTTTTTGCTTTCAGTAACAAGAAGGGTGAAATCTTTGAGCTTGTGAAGGAAGATTGTCTGCGAATAATCAAAGGTTCTGTTGCATTTGGCTGTAGCACAGACTACCCAAGCATCCTGAACTACGAAAGACCTCGACCGATTCCAGAAGGTGATTGTGAAAAGAGGTTGCTGGGCATAATTCTAAATATGGAGAAATTTTCACATGGCATCGAAGTGCTGTCAAACTATGACCACAGTATTCTATCAAACCATGATGTGAGTGAGGCTGAAAAACAACGACTCATTCAAGAAGTGCAAGAGGCATTAGCACGGAATGCAGTGGTTTTAGCTGAAGTTTCACTTATCGTTAATCTATTCATATCTGTCAATGAGAACTGGAAGGAGAGTCGTTCAAGCCTGACAAAACTCTTGTATGAGTATATGATGCATTGGAAGGTAATGTCAAATAAGGTCCACAATGGTCCTATTGATTCTAAGTTTGAGGACAACTTAGTGGCTAAAATCTTGTTGCGATTCAGACATGAAGCAATTAAAGTGCATAATCTGGTTTGCAACGTGAAGGGTCCTGGAATTATTAAGAACGGACCCGGACCCATGGCACCTGGTGACGATGGCAAAGGATCAAAGGAGCCTGGACCATCTGGTGGTGATGACAAAGAGCAAAAGACATCTGGATCTAGCTCTGGACTGTCTGGACATGGTAATGACAAAGAAACAAACACACCTGGATCTGGACCATTTGATAGTTGTGATGACAACCTGGAAGGTCGCCGTGATGGTGGAAAACAGAAGGAAAATTATAATGATA comes from Triticum aestivum cultivar Chinese Spring chromosome 5B, IWGSC CS RefSeq v2.1, whole genome shotgun sequence and encodes:
- the LOC123111277 gene encoding uncharacterized protein isoform X1 — protein: MPTHGGGCAGSRRGVTMAKQEKTIADRDDPGEAMRKKLDGMREKLKSAENSEDWNSVLRIEEKPSLPPDGERKEYFMKLDQDLQKIAALQAKDWLVNKPKKQNSVPLYENPVLKCSDLQQWIHKLSEEQMPVSLALGDFKLDLIETFFNPSQEGSLSNFISYFSDRLCDHDQNFTFRHGKESCRLLEYQTPNKQPPRWMFIKMKKDNARAGIYMSSDNLYLFAFSNKKGEIFELVKEDCLRIIKGSVAFGCSTDYPSILNYERPRPIPEGDCEKRLLGIILNMEKFSHGIEVLSNYDHSILSNHDVSEAEKQRLIQEVQEALARNAVVLAEVSLIVNLFISVNENWKESRSSLTKLLYEYMMHWKVMSNKVHNGPIDSKFEDNLVAKILLRFRHEAIKVHNLVCNVKGPGIIKNGPGPMAPGDDGKGSKEPGPSGGDDKEQKTSGSSSGLSGHGNDKETNTPGSGPFDSCDDNLEGRRDGGKQKENYNDSRPGTSEMSKIAMAFMVGLTSGKNWVQPSISKRSMEPFVITKRGVESLIISRRSVEPLMVPLLPDSLGSAHTTGLGQVLSLVPDSSLFSHGHGLDPMLLPVIRGLEVLLELIRSKTSNVLAVNSPLIFLHEPDLGEVQGLISASETTLVGISPEEDIVNFFKKSIPSEPYFPKGQTLFEIFCIHTNLCLIKTIVLYDDRGGTLIYESKEGEKDQFIKRRSIWLSEHIGKKPSAFIDSLALEGPSRPMTAHAGCWIIEIDVPVESSFKPEDPEIPGRVFESTLLLNDDPLDKPRSNLISIRGGFVNITSVTFSNAVCSSIRFVLCSHPDDSFYVHPKVEGELVLSVENYPVGFTIFKNQVEDDAVHFMRRSDTIFELPLSRHVLALPVESRVHVLGTLKLATSEVLVDQYLVLDKNVVRAGWTVETGLYAAICIELSSVF